The Sagittula stellata E-37 sequence GGCGCGCGCCGGTGCAGACCGGGCGTGTGATGTCCGGTATCGGAGGGGGCTCTGCCCCCGCCTCTCCTGCGGAGAAGCCCCCCGAGGTATTTGGACCAAGATGAAGGTGAGGGTCGCGTGGTGAAATGGCTGGACATGCCGCCCGTCTGGTTGGCGGGGTTTGTCGCACTTGCGTGGTGGCAGAAGACCGCGTTTCCGCGCGGGTCCTTCGGGCCTGTCTGGGCGGATCTGCTGGGCGGGATGCTGGTCGGGGGTGGGGTGATCCTTGCGGCGCTGGCGATCTTCGAGATGCGGCGCCACCGCACGACTGTCATTCCGCATCGCCACGCCGACCGGCTGGTGACCACCGGGATTTTCAAGCGGACGCGCAATCCGATCTATCTTGGCGACACGATGATCCTCGCCGGTCTGATACTCTATTGGGACGCGGTGCTTGCGCTGCCGCTGGTGCCGATCTTCGTATGGGTGATCGAAAGACGGTTCGTCGTCCCTGAAGAGGCGCGGCTGAGGCGGGCATTTGCG is a genomic window containing:
- a CDS encoding methyltransferase family protein, whose translation is MPPVWLAGFVALAWWQKTAFPRGSFGPVWADLLGGMLVGGGVILAALAIFEMRRHRTTVIPHRHADRLVTTGIFKRTRNPIYLGDTMILAGLILYWDAVLALPLVPIFVWVIERRFVVPEEARLRRAFAVAFARYARETRRWV